A single genomic interval of Leptotrichia trevisanii DSM 22070 harbors:
- the guaB gene encoding IMP dehydrogenase, with the protein MSQKDKIVISEGLTFDDVLLIPQASSVVPHEVLLKTNLTKKLVLNIPILSAAMDTVTESKLAIALAREGGIGFIHKNMTIDRQAEEVSRVKRYESGMITNPITLKEDAILKDAYDLMKNYKISGLPVVDGEGNLKGIITNRDLKYREDLSSKVVDIMTKENLVTAPVGTTLEGAKSILLENRIEKLPIVEGTKLKGLITIKDIDNVINYPNAAKDEHGRLRVGAGVGVGTDTVRRVAALVEAGVDIIAVDSAHGHSRGVIEKIKEIRAAFPDLDIIGGNIVTPEAALDLIEAGVNAVKVGVGPGSICTTRVVSGVGVPQISAVMNIAEVCKDKGIGLIADGGIKLSGDVVKAIAAGADCVMLGGMLAGTDEAPGEEILYNGRKFKTYAGMGSLAAMKRGSSDRYFQLEAATEKLVPEGIESMVPYKGALKDTVYQICGGLRSGMGYCGTATIEDLKENGKFVKITGAGLKESHPHDVIITKEAPNYNNSNN; encoded by the coding sequence ATGAGTCAAAAAGACAAAATTGTAATTTCTGAAGGATTAACTTTTGATGATGTACTATTAATTCCGCAAGCATCAAGTGTGGTGCCACATGAAGTATTGTTAAAAACTAATTTAACTAAAAAATTGGTATTAAATATACCAATACTAAGTGCTGCAATGGACACGGTTACAGAATCAAAACTTGCGATTGCACTTGCAAGAGAAGGTGGAATTGGATTTATTCATAAAAATATGACTATTGACAGACAGGCTGAAGAAGTATCAAGGGTAAAAAGATATGAAAGCGGTATGATTACAAATCCGATTACATTGAAGGAAGACGCTATTCTAAAGGATGCATACGATTTAATGAAAAATTATAAAATTTCTGGGCTTCCTGTAGTTGATGGTGAAGGCAATTTAAAGGGAATTATTACTAACCGTGATTTAAAATATAGAGAAGATTTATCATCAAAAGTTGTAGATATTATGACAAAGGAAAATTTGGTGACAGCACCTGTTGGAACGACTCTTGAAGGTGCAAAGTCTATTCTTCTGGAAAACAGAATTGAAAAGTTGCCAATCGTAGAAGGTACAAAATTAAAAGGTTTGATTACAATTAAAGATATTGACAATGTTATAAATTATCCTAATGCTGCAAAAGATGAACATGGTAGACTTAGAGTAGGAGCAGGAGTTGGAGTTGGAACTGATACAGTAAGAAGAGTTGCAGCTTTAGTGGAAGCTGGAGTTGACATCATTGCTGTTGATTCGGCACACGGACATTCAAGAGGAGTTATTGAAAAAATAAAGGAAATTAGAGCGGCTTTTCCTGATTTAGACATTATTGGAGGAAACATCGTAACTCCAGAGGCAGCACTTGACTTGATAGAAGCAGGAGTAAACGCCGTAAAAGTGGGAGTAGGGCCAGGCTCAATCTGTACGACTAGAGTTGTGTCAGGAGTTGGAGTGCCACAAATTTCGGCTGTAATGAATATTGCGGAAGTTTGTAAGGATAAAGGGATCGGACTTATTGCCGATGGTGGAATAAAACTGTCTGGAGATGTTGTAAAGGCTATTGCGGCTGGAGCAGACTGTGTTATGCTTGGAGGAATGCTTGCAGGAACTGATGAGGCACCAGGAGAAGAAATTTTATATAATGGAAGAAAATTCAAGACTTATGCAGGGATGGGCTCACTTGCGGCAATGAAGAGAGGAAGCAGTGACAGATATTTTCAACTTGAAGCGGCAACAGAAAAATTGGTTCCAGAAGGAATAGAATCAATGGTTCCATACAAAGGTGCATTAAAAGATACAGTTTATCAAATCTGCGGTGGACTTCGTTCTGGAATGGGATACTGTGGAACAGCTACAATTGAAGATTTAAAAGAAAATGGAAAATTTGTAAAAATAACAGGAGCAGGATTGAAGGAAAGCCATCCGCATGATGTTATAATTACGAAGGAAGCACCTAATTATAATAATTCAAATAATTAA
- the fabG gene encoding 3-oxoacyl-ACP reductase FabG: MFDLAGEVALVTGGAKGIGKGIAKALKQARAKVLIGDIDKEKGKETASELDGEFYYLDVTDRDQVQYIVQSIYEKYGKLSILCSNAGIFPQVSIENMTEEDWDKVQNINAKGTFFVAQAALKYMKKQSYGRVILTSSITGPITGFSGWAHYGASKSAQLGFMRSAALEYAKYGITVNAIQPGNILTDGLIQAGEEYMRKMKEIIPVYTLGKPEDIGYTAVFLASREAGFITGQTIVVDGGQVLPETPNV, translated from the coding sequence ATGTTTGATTTAGCTGGGGAAGTTGCTCTTGTCACGGGCGGAGCGAAAGGTATTGGAAAAGGAATCGCAAAGGCGTTGAAACAGGCAAGGGCAAAAGTCCTTATTGGAGATATTGACAAGGAAAAAGGGAAAGAAACGGCAAGTGAGCTGGATGGGGAATTTTATTATCTTGATGTTACAGACAGAGATCAGGTTCAGTATATTGTTCAAAGTATTTATGAAAAATATGGGAAATTAAGTATTCTTTGTTCAAATGCGGGAATTTTTCCACAAGTGAGTATTGAAAATATGACGGAGGAAGATTGGGACAAGGTTCAGAATATAAATGCAAAAGGAACTTTTTTTGTGGCACAGGCAGCACTTAAATATATGAAAAAGCAAAGTTATGGGCGGGTAATATTGACATCTTCGATTACAGGGCCTATTACAGGATTTTCAGGCTGGGCACACTATGGGGCGAGTAAATCGGCACAACTGGGGTTTATGCGAAGTGCAGCACTGGAATATGCAAAATATGGAATTACAGTTAATGCCATTCAGCCAGGAAATATATTGACAGATGGATTAATACAGGCTGGAGAGGAATATATGAGAAAAATGAAGGAGATAATCCCTGTTTATACTTTAGGAAAACCTGAAGATATTGGGTATACAGCTGTTTTTTTGGCAAGTCGTGAAGCCGGCTTCATTACAGGACAGACAATAGTTGTAGACGGGGGACAGGTATTGCCTGAAACACCGAATGTGTAA
- a CDS encoding tetratricopeptide repeat protein → MKKFLLMSFILCSFYSFSAKVGTQRSNTLKSENKAGKNIGEMSVKDTIKEISENDRKRFEELDLEKREQKEVMDLTLKELTELGINKKSIETTFKAIKEENDYEKRRKLFLQAIEEDKKNYLPYYYLAQEADNIKVAMEYYKDAIKANPKNPMAYTNLVARYGQAGMEKEQVELAKKMITLFPEFPEGYYSIAAIDFQNKNYSDSIKYTKLAIEKYDKMKKLDYSYVTESAKNRYKADAHYLVFLNYIQMKKYDEAFEYSKEAYIFMAQNDNDLRFQIYNMLVDITEEMKNKNKAKYKEYISNLNRLRFAEELVKANNEIKSGKTGDKVIKFSPLKAD, encoded by the coding sequence ATGAAAAAATTTTTATTGATGAGTTTTATTTTATGCAGTTTTTATAGTTTTTCAGCAAAAGTAGGCACGCAGAGGAGTAATACTTTAAAAAGTGAAAATAAAGCTGGGAAGAATATTGGGGAAATGTCTGTAAAAGATACGATTAAGGAAATTAGTGAAAATGATAGGAAAAGATTTGAAGAGCTGGATTTGGAAAAAAGGGAGCAGAAGGAAGTTATGGATTTGACTTTGAAGGAATTGACTGAGCTTGGAATTAATAAAAAATCCATTGAAACTACGTTTAAGGCGATAAAAGAGGAAAACGACTATGAGAAGAGAAGAAAACTATTTTTGCAGGCGATAGAGGAGGATAAAAAGAATTATCTGCCATATTATTATTTAGCACAAGAGGCGGATAATATCAAAGTTGCGATGGAGTATTACAAGGATGCGATTAAGGCTAATCCTAAAAATCCGATGGCTTATACTAATCTTGTGGCAAGATATGGACAGGCGGGGATGGAAAAGGAGCAGGTAGAGCTTGCAAAAAAAATGATAACATTATTTCCTGAGTTTCCAGAAGGTTATTATTCGATAGCTGCAATAGATTTTCAAAATAAAAATTATTCAGATTCAATAAAATATACAAAATTGGCTATAGAAAAATATGATAAAATGAAGAAACTAGACTATTCTTATGTTACGGAATCAGCAAAAAATAGATACAAGGCGGATGCCCATTATCTCGTATTTTTAAATTATATTCAAATGAAAAAGTATGATGAGGCATTTGAATATTCTAAGGAAGCATATATTTTTATGGCACAAAATGATAATGATTTGAGATTTCAAATTTATAATATGCTTGTTGATATTACAGAAGAGATGAAAAATAAAAATAAGGCTAAATATAAGGAATATATTTCAAATTTAAATAGATTAAGATTTGCAGAGGAATTGGTAAAGGCAAATAATGAAATAAAAAGTGGGAAAACTGGGGATAAGGTTATAAAATTCAGCCCTTTAAAGGCAGATTAA